Genomic DNA from Pelosinus sp. UFO1:
TGTGCTGGCATCATTTGTTTGATGACTATCCCAATGCCGAGAAGGAACCGAGCGTTGCAAGACGCGTGAGTATCCGCGCTATCATCTGGCTTGTGCTTGGAACTGGTTTCGGTTTTGCATGGCTACAAGTCTATAGGATTCTTCCTTTTGCTGGAAATGATCTTGGGATGGGTTTTCCAGTAATGGGTATTTTGGCAGGTCAGTTTGCCTTGTTGATGGTATTCCTCTATTTCAATACCTTCTTTGATAAATGGCCGCTTGTTTATAAAGAAATGGTTACTAAAACAGACTCTATTTCTAATTGATTGGTTAGCTAATCTGTCGCATTCGGAGATGTAAAGTAAATATAAGGACAAACTCCTGCAAAGTAATCAACCTTGCAGGAGTTTGTCCTTATATGATACATAAATTGTTAACAGGTACTTTGTTCCACCAAGAAAGAGCAAGGTATTGCAGAATTGTTACAACATTGAATGGTGAAGTCGTTCAAGATGGAATACGAGCGATATGTCTCTTAGCACCCCTTTCCTTATTGAAGTGAACCCCGAATTTGGAAGATGATAAAAAAGATTGAGGATTTGCGACCGCAACAAGGAATAAATAATGTTATACTGATATACATAGATCCAATTTTTTATAGGAAAGAGTGAAAAAATTTGATGAAAATTACGTTTATAATTCCTTATAAAGAAATTGAAGAACAGATTGAAGGTTTTTTAGCAGAAGCGAAGGGAGAGGGAGTGGTTTTTAATACTACTCATATTGTTGGTACGCAAGAAACCCTTCTTAAAGAGTGGGATTCAGATATTATTGTTGCCCGAGGTATAACCTATCTTGCTCTAAAAAATAATTTAAAGAATGTTTCCGTCATCGAAATAGCGGTAACAGGTTATGATATCATTCAGGCAATAAATGTGTGTAAGAAGAAATATAACTCTAAAAAAATTGCAATTATCGCTTCTGAATCAATTATCTATGATGTCGGAAGTTTAAAGGAAATTGTCAATATTGATTTTGAAGTTTTTAAAATAAAAAATGAAGAAGATATTCGATGCGCTTTGAATACTGCAAGATCTCATGGTGCAGATACAGTAGTTGGAGGATTGACAGGGTGTAGTCTTGCTAAAAATATGGGTTGGCAATGCGTGAAGATCAAGACGGGAGAAGAGGCAATTAGAAGGGCAATTAAAGAAGCACTGAATGCAGCCCATGCTGCGCGGTTGGAAAGATCAAAAGCGGAACTTCTTAAAGTTATCTTGGAAAATACGCAAGAGGCCATTGTTGCAGTTGATCAAGAGGGTATTATTACGGCGTTTAACAAAACTGCTTATAAAACACTTAATATTCCTCAGAATCGGTCGGTGATAGGGAATTCAATTAACGAGATACTGCCTGATGGAGATTTATTCAAGGTAACAGAAACATATGAGGAAGAATCGGGAGTTCTTAGAAATATTAACGGAGGGATGGTTCTTACTAAGTGGGTTCCTATCCGAGTAGAGACCAGGATGGTTGGCGTAGTGTATACATTTCAAAATGTTGACAAAATACAAGAGACAGAAAGTAAGATCAGAAAGGAATTGAGTCGGAAGGGGTTAGTGGCAAAATATAGTTTCGGTAATATTATAGGTACCAGTAGTGTTTTAAAGAAAACCATACAAACGTCCTATAAATACAGTCAGATAAATTCAAATATATTAATTATTGGAGAAACAGGTACAGGGAAAGAGTTATTTGCGCAAAGTATTCATAATGCCAGTAACAGAAAAACCCAGGCCTTTGTGGCAGTAAATTGTGCCGCTATTCCAGAGAATCTTTTAGAAAGTGAGCTATTTGGTTACGTGGAAGGAGCCTTTTCTGGTGCAGGAAAAGGTGGGAAAATTGGATTATTTGAAATTGCTCATAAAGGAACTCTTTTTTTAGATGAAATCGGTGAAATCCCTCTGAACTTGCAGGCAAAATTGCTTAGGGTTCTTCAAGAGAGGGAGATTCGAAAAATTGGCGACAATAATATCGTGCCTATTGATGTTCGGATTATTGCAGCTACAAATATTGATTTAAAGAAAAAAGTTAAGAGTGGTCATTTTAGGCAAGACCTGCTTTATCGACTTGATATATTGAACTTAAGAATACCTTCTTTGCGTGAAAGAAGAGAAGACATTGAAAGTATCGCCCAATACTATATCAAGGAATACTGTAAACAGTATAATAAAGTGATATCGGCGCTTACGTCAGACGTTGTGGAGGTACTGAGTAGCTATAACTGGCCAGGGAATATTAGAGAGATGAGGAACATCTGTGAGAGACTGGTCGTGTTAACTGATAATAAATTTATTACACGGGAAGAGACAATGGAAATATTGTATTGCTCTGAACAGCCTCTGGAAGAAAAAGTAGTTCAAGATGAAATTGTGGCCAAAGTGATGAAACACCCTGGAGAAGAGAATTTAGAAGCATTGATGAATTTGCTGAGTGTTGCAAAAGTCAATAAAGCAGATATCGCAAATCTTCTAGGGGTTAGTCGAACTACTTTATGGAGAAAATTAAAAGAGAAGTCCTAAGCGTTATAGAGAATGGCCTTGACGATGATGCAAAGAGCTATGAAACATTTTTGAAACAAAAATGTTTCATAGCTCTTTGCATTGCGTTATTTTTTTGTCTTTTTGCTGTTTTCGGAACTACTAGATACAGATAAAAGGGTATCGCATTAAAGAACGAATTATTTAAGTACACGAATAAAGTCATAAAAATAGCCTAACTCAGTATAAGCAAGAATTGAATTTAGAATAAAAGTCACTGAAAGAAAAACGAATGGCACGAATATTGCAAATATTATAAAAGTGATTAGGATTATCTAAATTCTTTATTGTAGAGAGGGGAAGGAAAAGTTGATGACTAGAACTTATAACGAAAAGCCGGTACTAGGTATCACCCTCGGTGATGCTGCCGGAGTTGGACCAGAGATTGTAGCCAAGGTTATAGCCAAAGGAGTATTAGAAACATGCTGCCGTCCAGTAATCATCGGTGATGAGCGGGTACTAAAAATGGGAATGAAAGTTGCAAAAGTTGATTTCCCGTATACCATAATCGAAAACATTGAGGAAACAACTGGAGAAGGTATTTGGATTCTTGATCAGAAGGATGTAAATCCTGAAGAAATAAGGATAGGCGAAGTAAACCCTATCTGCGGGAAAGCAGCGGGGGATGCTCTCATTATGGCAGTTAATCTTTATAAA
This window encodes:
- a CDS encoding sigma 54-interacting transcriptional regulator, producing MKITFIIPYKEIEEQIEGFLAEAKGEGVVFNTTHIVGTQETLLKEWDSDIIVARGITYLALKNNLKNVSVIEIAVTGYDIIQAINVCKKKYNSKKIAIIASESIIYDVGSLKEIVNIDFEVFKIKNEEDIRCALNTARSHGADTVVGGLTGCSLAKNMGWQCVKIKTGEEAIRRAIKEALNAAHAARLERSKAELLKVILENTQEAIVAVDQEGIITAFNKTAYKTLNIPQNRSVIGNSINEILPDGDLFKVTETYEEESGVLRNINGGMVLTKWVPIRVETRMVGVVYTFQNVDKIQETESKIRKELSRKGLVAKYSFGNIIGTSSVLKKTIQTSYKYSQINSNILIIGETGTGKELFAQSIHNASNRKTQAFVAVNCAAIPENLLESELFGYVEGAFSGAGKGGKIGLFEIAHKGTLFLDEIGEIPLNLQAKLLRVLQEREIRKIGDNNIVPIDVRIIAATNIDLKKKVKSGHFRQDLLYRLDILNLRIPSLRERREDIESIAQYYIKEYCKQYNKVISALTSDVVEVLSSYNWPGNIREMRNICERLVVLTDNKFITREETMEILYCSEQPLEEKVVQDEIVAKVMKHPGEENLEALMNLLSVAKVNKADIANLLGVSRTTLWRKLKEKS